The following nucleotide sequence is from Leptodactylus fuscus isolate aLepFus1 chromosome 10, aLepFus1.hap2, whole genome shotgun sequence.
gctgagacgtagtgaggtcattatgagatttaattgaaggatatgcgctttctagagaagagactcgactgtctatatgatgaagttccgctctaatatcctcaagttgctgaagaactgggtctagggcggctgacagagcttgttgtagaaatgttcttaagaaggtgctatcctccaggcggtcctggtcaatattactctcagcatccgagtcatcacctgtgtcaggctccctattgtggtcaggcgccattttcagcgatccggcgggagattgtcgatttttctttctaagatacttttgcaagtcactttggagtttagtttgattgggagtaccagcgaggtctgtgcctttgtctttatttggtttaaccatcttgatggatgcaatataagtgagggagagggacgaggtcaagactataacatctagcaaacagagagcatcagtctaaatgacaacatagacaagagtgttcttggagattcacttaggtacagggaggggagaggtccccaaatatcaataggtaaggttgacaatctcagcgtctaggcagacagtcgtcctctgcaagcgaggtatcaggtataattgggttctacgtctcttagtgcagtagtggggatgatattcctgtaggtaagacagcctttcccaatcttaactgctacgactaatccacaggggaggttcggatgagaccctgttagagaaggcggcagggggctgcaggggagggcaagaaagcccaggtgtgggagtgcggaaagaatgtagaataactctagccgaggaccgtagatatcgagggtcagggacaccacttatgggatatgaatgtaaaactttccggagaggagatataggggaggagggtagcagaagggtttattaaagcagacaaggccggaggacctgatggtataagcgcaagagttcttaaaatgtgcagtgaccagctgtgtggtattattacacacatgtacaatacgagtctaaagctgggagtggtacctcgactgtggaaaacatcttgtgtggtgccagtcccaaagatacccaacccggtgggctacaatgactaccgacccgtagcactgacatctcacctgatgaaggtcccagagagactggtcctgacacacctacaccccctagtgagctccgctctggaccccctccagtttgcctatcggccgggcattggggtagatgacgccatcatccaccttcttcatagagttctctctcacctagagaaacccgggaacactgtgagaatattgttctttgacttctccagtgcgttcaacaccattcagcaagggctactgagggaaaagctgaaccttggtggagtggaccatcacctgtccaactggaccctagactacctgacaacccgccctcagtatgtgagagcccgggactgtgtgtctgacactgtgatctgtagtacgggggcaccacaaggtccagttcttgccccatttctcttcacactgtacactgctgacttcaggcacaactcatccagctgttacttacagaagtcctccgatgactctgctatagtcggccttatcactgatggcgacgatagggaatacagagacttaaacctggactttgttgaatggtgccagcggaaccagctcagtattaatgctgggaagaccaaggagatggtggtggactttagtaaacggagaggtgctccgaccccggtggagatccagggaatatgtattgagatagtcaggacctgtaagtacctgggcgtgctcctcactaataaactagactgggctgatcacctggaggcgctgcacagaaagggccacagcagactctacctgctcaggtggctgagggccttcggagtccaggggacacttcttagggccttcttcaactctgtggttgcctcagccatctttttcggtgtggcctgctgggggtgcagtccatcaaccagggacagaaacagacgtgacaggctgatcaggagggccagctctgtcctggggagccccctggacccagtacaggtggtgggtgacagaaggatactgtctgtggtgacctccatgcgggagaacaaatcccaccccatgtatgggaccttgatgggacttggcagcactgtaagtgaccgtctgcttcaccccaagtgtgagaagaagctatcgcaggtccttccttccaaccgcgaccgggctgtataatttacatcagaccaagcgaagacactccgcacagacaactaaatgactatgacgatgaccatgaagtcttccttctttctcttccgttccttagctgccatggactcctagtatatcttctcttctcagcatatgtgtgtctgcgtctgtattatattactgtgtattatcctgtattactaggctgctgtaacatgctggaatttccccaatgtaggactattaaaggattatcttatcttatcataggtcctcaagtgcagattaatgtggcctgctactgtttccaactccaggggaagggagaaatgcagattcggctcacctccatgtcaggatacgagtgggttaaactgaagggcagctgcaggcgtctcagtgtagttggtctgtagccgctgcttcatgcagagaggcaggctgcgctccaagatgggtaggtctggagctgggcgcaaatcacagccggatagctgtccggcaagtcacaccccttcttccggatctgggttctgcgtagaagtcacatcaggggccggcccttacactttaggctagggatcctagtgaggcctactcaaaatggctgccgggtctgggagaagagatccagaatctgaggttccgtacctcgaaatacctcctctccaggctgctccagaaccagaagcagctgtgatgtcgcgggagatgtctcctgcgctccgcaggccgtggtgactccagaagaaggcaggccgcaaaaaaaacaaaatggcggtcgtgactcctatgatcagctgcccggtaaagtaagagagctggatgaaggcagtaagtgtctggaacgcgccagaggtcctctcctgggtcggatgagcggtccagagctgcgagggactacgccgggagctggaacaagtcggcagcaggtaagtccaaaaacaagatggcggcggggtcctgtgggacagaaggccgcaacagtttatatcctcaggagcgctgtaaaagtgtgaaataacaccccaaaatagcagacagaggcttggaggagagcctcggggttgttatctgtatggatggctgagatcaccgccggtaagaaacggatgaaagtgtccaagtcaggagctcacagcagatgcgaccgctctggttgccggctagccatgccccctccccctcccacagtatatctatccctgtctcacagtcacatagttcacagtctcatatgaaccgaatctgaaatcccccattcatatgaagcggaggtcacctgattcagccagccaattactttttctgactttttttttttttttcgatgccgcggttgtcgtagttcctgtcccacctcccctgcacagttattggtgcaaaaaaaaaaaaaaaaaaaaaaaaaaagaaagaaaaagcgccagggaaggtgggaggggatacaaatttttagtgcgtttgccgcgtggtattcaattggaatggaatatcttgagcagcctgaataccaattcgatggaacgctgttggctcatctctaatccctactgatcccttagactgttaggaccccacagatcaactgtttttCGGAGCAGGCAAATCCCATTATTGTTTAAATGTGGGGCGCTGCTTATTCGCTGTGTTCTTACaaccgcagttgtgggtactgtAGTTGTACCCTGTTCAAGTGTATGAGAtgccgctgcagcacccataaccatttcAAACAAGAATATGTTGTAGGGAGGGGCCCCAGTCAGTAGAACATCCCGTCAGAGGGCCCCCGCATAATATAGTGCCATTCTTAAGTGATATGCAGGTTATTTGGGAGCCACCGCCAAAGGACTGCGAGACAGCACCTGGAATTTGGGACTGTTCTGCTGTATTCAGGAGGGCCGAGAGGGCTCCCTCGCTGCCATAGGGTACAGTTCGGGTTCACTAGTTGTCCTATATTTAAAGTAGCTCTGTGCACAATCCTTTTGGGTGATGTTATTCAGCTCCTGCATATGATGTACAGCATTACCTAGAATCGAACAGGAGGGCTGGTGGAGGATGGAGCAATTGGGGAATATATCATTGCCTGTCAGCCAttgcctgttggaataatccaatcggTATTGGCCTAATGGTCATCAGTCTTTGGGGACGGCATTATGTGGTGCGGAACAggtctgtgtaaaatgtagaggggTGCAGCATAAGGCGCGGGGCGCCGTACCAGGCGAGACGACGTAGCAGCATACTGCACTAttttgccttttcttttttttttttttttttctccccttattCTGCAGATGACACCTTCTGTACGTAAACCTGAGCTGTAAAGCCGGAGGAGATATAGGCAGTGACGGTGACGGCTCCTAcaggtttatgtttgtgtaaagacagtcaccactattacaatattgtctgacccctgtataagcaatgccgcccctgctacctcttgtgccaccccctttacctcacagattgtaagctcttgcgagcagggccctcagtcccattgtgtgacgtgactatttctttgtaatgcatttttctctctgtatttgaaccctacaagttgtacagcgctgcagaatacgttggcactataaaaataaaatgtattattctattattattcatcatctgttttcccttagtcctaacaacaGCACAAGCTCCTTTTAGTTCATTCTGTTCATGCCCCTCTTCATGGGGCGTGTAGCACAGCGTCGGATGAGTACGCAAGGCAGAGTGTCAGGAGATGAATATGAAGAGGGGCGTGAAGAGAATTAAGAACTAAGGGGCGGCGAGAGGTTATGAcgtgggggtgctcggagcaagAGGGGCAATCCCCCTGAGTTCCATGAGCGGGATTTGCATACTGCAATAAACAGATTTTGACAGAAACagcaaagaggagaagaagagactggaaggtgggagtagaatggcctttttaaccccttcccgacatgcgccgtaatagtacggcgcatgtcgggtctgtaactatggcgaccgctcgggagccgggcagccgccatagccgccgggtgtctactgctttaaggcattaacccctgcggcgccacggtcaaaggcgccggaggcgccatttttccggcgacgcatgggcgccgccattttgccggtggtcgcctgctcctggagcatgctccagggccgacgtcacgttggcatgacagccgggagcctttacaaggctcccaggcttgtctgcaaatgctctcttttgcaggctggtctatgcagcctgcaaaagaaaggatgattttttgctttagcattgcaatgcattagtgatcagaccccctggggttcaacgcccgtagggggtctaataaatgggaaaaaaaatcaaataaataaagttaaaataaaaataaaataataataataaaacataaaaagaattacaaattcaaatcactcccctttccctagaacacatataaaagtagttaaaaactgtgaaacacatacatgttaggtatccccgcgtccaaaattgcccgctctaaaaatctataaaaatatctttcctgttcggtaaacgctgtagcgggaaaaatagtcaaaagtgccaaagtgccgttttttttttttttttttttcagtgttttgattctgatataaattggaataaaaagtgatcaaagcaataacatttcccgaaaatggtagaactaaagagtacacccgaccccgcaaaaaaagacgccatacacatctctgtacacggacgtataaaaaagttacggctgtcggaatatggcgacttttagaaaaaaacaaaacaaaacagttttggaattttttttaaggggtcgaaatttaaataaaaccatagaaatgtggtatccctggaaccgtaccgaaacacagaatacaggggacatgtcattttggctgcacagtgaacgccgtaaaaccaaagcctgtaagaatgtcgcagaaatgcatttttttcttcaaatccaccccattctgatggtttttcctgcttcccagtacattatatagaataattaatggtggcatcaggaagaaaaatttgtcccgcaaaaattaagacctcatatggctctgggagcggagaaataaaaaagttatggggcttagaaggaggggagtaaaaaacgaaacaaaaaaaaaaaaaaaaaatgccattgccgggaaagggttaaagacgatCGTCTAACGACAGAATTAGAGCCCCGGTAACCGTCCTATGTAGTATCTGTGCGCCACCTGCTGGCTGGGatccgtatatacagggtctTTCGAGCTGTGCCGTTTGTTCCCCGCGCCCCCATCTGGATCAGCGTGGAACTGCACAGCCCGCACCCGGGGTTCACTATAACTGCAGCCTCGCGGCGATTACACAAGGATGCCCATAGGGGGCAGAGAGGAGATCCCGCAGCCGGGAGAAGAATTAGatccggggaggagggggtgcggcTCCGGAATGCAATAGTCCTATTGACAGAGAAGAAGGTCTGGAGCAGTGAGAACAGCGCCCTGCATGTTATCTAGTAGGCCGGCTAGAAGGAGCCGCTGACCGCTGACCCTCGGCAATGGGAGAATGAGCGGGAAATTCAAAGTGATCCATTGTCTtatgtcagccaatcagcgcgAGACAGAGGAGGGGCTTGTAGGAGTCACGCCGAAGAATTACGTCATCAATgcagggttctccttctggtccgaccactctctatataaaaaggcggctgtgcggagggacgcttgttctagtctgtcagcagcacagaagatgtctggtcgcggtaaaggagggaaaggtctcggcaagggcggtgccaagcggcacaggaaggtgctccgggataacatccagggcatcaccaagcctgccatccgccgtctggctcgcagaggaggcgtcaagcgcatctccggtctcatctatgaggaaactcgcggtgtcctgaaagtcttcctggagaatgtcatccgtgacgccgtcacctacaccgagcacgccaagaggaagaccgtcaccgccatggacgtggtgtacgcgctcaagcgtcagggccgcactctctacggcttcggaggctaattccgccgctccccgactctctacttcataacccaaaggctcttctcagagccgccacatcctcctgagaacagagctgtccccgccacccacctctcctctgccttgtaGGTCTGGGGCTGCAGACGCCTCCTGTAGGCTGTAATGTCATCACTGCTGGAATACTGGAGAGAGTAGAAGAAGAAAACGGTCCAAACCTTCGGAATCTAAGCTTTGTGAACAGGTCCCTAGAAGTAGTCCTACTGCGGCTCTGCAGTGTAACCCCCGTGCCGGCAGCTCGGGCCGATAAGTAGCAGCTTAGTTTAACCCTCCAATCGCAGGTGCGTGCAGAGAGCACTGCACCTCGTAGAGATGTCAATGTAGCAAGCCGGAGATTAGAGCTTCTCTTTGGGTGTATAGTAAGTCTAGCAAGTACAAGAAAATAGCTGGAAAGAAAGGTTCTGGGTAGAAACacgtgcagcagcagcagcagcagcaagaagccagaaatggagggctcagcagctctagtgtggaaggtgtggggggctcttagaagagcctttggggtgatagtacagagcaggtgatggagccgattacttggcgctggtgtacttggtgacggccttggtgccctcggacacggcgtgcttggccaactctccgggcagcagcaggcgcacggcggtctggatctcccgggaggtgatggtggagcgCTTGTTGTAGTGAGCCAGGCGGGAGGCTTCTCCTGCGATGCGCTCGAAGATGTCGTTGACGAAGGAATTCATGACGACCATGGCCTTGGAGGAGATACCGGTGTCGGGGTGGACCTGCTTCAGCACCTTGTACACGTAGATGGCATAGCTCTCCTTCCTGGCCCTCTTACGCttcttgccgtccttcttctgggccttggtcacggctttcttggagcccttcttgggcgctggggcagacttggcgggatcaggcatggtataacacggaGATCTCTTTCACACGAGAATGAGAGAAAGTAATGTCTGTGCTCCTCCCAGCGCAGCCCTATTTATAGgcgggctatgcaaatgagcgccGCTGTCTGTGCGCTGTTCTACTGGACCAGCAAACCATGTGACTTTTGCAAGCCCCGCCTGCTGAAGCGGATTGGTagttccacaaatctggcctctaTTGGCGGCTTGAGATGTGTCCAATGAGAGTTGCAGGAGGGCGgggcagaactatatatataaggCAGGAGGAGCCGGTACAGGGCAGGATATTCTGTGTTCCATTACAGTAACTGACGATCCACGAACCATGTCTGGACGCGGCAAGCAAGGAGGCAAAGCTCGTGCTAAGGCCAAGACCCGCTCATCCCGGGCGGGACTTCAGTTCCCCGTCGGTCGTGTGCACAGGCTTCTCCGCAAGGGCAACTACGCCGAGAGGGTTGGTGCTGGTGCTCCCGTCTACCTGGCGGCCGTACTGGAGTATCTGACCGCTGAGATCCTGGAGTTGGCTGGTAATGCTGCACGGGACAACAAGAAGACCCGCATCATCCCCCGTCACCTGCAGCTGGCCGTGCGCAATGACGAGGAGCTGAACAAACTGCTGGGTGGCGTGACCATCGCCCAGGGAGGCGTCCTGCCCAACATCCAGGCCGTGCTGCTGCCCAAGAAGACCGAGAGCAGCAAGCCCAGCAAGAGCAAGTGAGCGCCGCTCCCACCCCATCCGTCTATACAagcaaaggctcttctaagagccacCACCTTGTCTACAGCAGAGCTGCCTCCTGTCTACAATACGGGCTGTCCGTCTATTCTGAAGCCAACTCCTGGCCCGACCGGCGGCCCTTACAGGGAAGCACCGTGGGGTGACTGAGCGGGAGGAGGATTCACTCTGTAGGGAGATGTGGTGCGGGCGCGGGGTTTTGTGTCAGGTCGGGCTGGTGGTAATCTGCTAATGCTCTCTTCCCAGGCAGGTAGTATAAGCGGAGCTTAGATATAACGGGCGGGCGGGCGCGCGCTGATACAAAGCCGAGTTGAGCGCCGGCTCCTCCGGGTGACGCTTTGtcttttctccccgctcacacggttGGTGGTTTTGAAATTCCCGCTCAGTCGCAGTGACCGTTACAATCCGCGCGAGAGCCGGCAGCGTCACGTGGCGCAGAGAGAAGGGGCGCGAATTTCAAAACCTCCCCAGAGCTGAGCCCTCTCCCACTGAAGAAGATTCAGCAGCGGACTGGGGCGGCCCTCAGGTTATTGTAGAAGGATGTGCGGAGTAGGCATATACTAGgtacggagaggagggagggagatgtggtTGCGGGCGCAGGGTCTTGTCAGTTAGGGATAGTAATGGCTGTGCTCAtcctaatcctctctccccgccagGGCACAGCCCACGGTGGCAGGCTTACAAGTGCCGATGAAACGGGCGTTAAAGGGCTGATCCGGGTGAACCTTTGTCtatctccccgctcacacggttGGTGGTTTTGCAATTCCCATTCAGTGACCGTTACAACCCGCGCGAGAGCCGGCAGCGTCACGTGGTGCAGAGAGAATGGGCGCGAATTTCAAACCCTCCCCAACTGAAGAAGATTCAGCGGCGCTCAGGTCATTGTAGAAGGCGCTAGGGAGAGATGCGCGGAGTAGGCACATACTAGcgacggagaggagggagggagatgtggtGCGGGCGCAGGGTCAGTTAGGGATAGTAATGGCTGTGCTCATCCTAAACCTCTCTCCCCGCCAGGGCACAGCCCACGGTGGCAGGTTTAGAAGTGCCGATGAAACGGGCGTTAAAGGGCTGATCCGGGCGAACCTTTGTCTATCTTCCCGCTCAATCGTAGATTCCCATTCATTCAGTGACCGTTACAACCCGCGCGAGAACCGGCAGCGCCGGCAGCGTCAGGTGGTGCAAAGGGAGAAAGGACGCGAATTTCAAGCCTCCGCCTGTCTATTACATcctccgctgctgctgctgctgcgaagTAAGATTGAGTCAGCAGTCAGTGGGGGCGGCGCTCAGGTTACTGTAGAGGGCGCTGCAGTTTAAGGGTAACCTCTCTATTAGCAGCCAGTGAaggcttctcttctcccctcccgaGAGGAGAAAGACAACGGCTACAGCTCGTCTGAGGGAGGATTtggtggctctgagaagagcctttgtgtTGTCAGACGGTGCCTGGGCAGATTTAAGCCCTCTCCCCACGAATCCTGCGGGCCAGCTGGATGTCTTTGGGCATGATGGTGACCCTCTTGGCGTGGATGGCGCACAGGTTGGTGTCCTCAAAGAGCCCGACCAGGTAAGCTTCGCTAGCTTCCTGCAGGGCCATGACGGCGGAGCTCTGGAAGCGGAGATCCGTCTTGAAGTCCTGGGCGATCTCTCGAACCAGGCGCTGGAAGGGAAGCTTACGGATCAGCAGCTCGGTGGACTTCTGGTAGCGGCGGATTTCACGCAGAGCGACTGTACCAGGGCGGTAGCGGTGAGGCTTCTTCACTCCGCCGGTGGCGGGAGCGCTCTTCCTGGCGGCCTTAGTGGCCAGCTGCTTGCGGGGAGCTTTCCCTCCGGTGGATTTGCGGGCGGTCTGCTTGGTTCTTGCCATCGCTTCAGTATAGACGTTACACAGCGGTGATATGAGCTGAGGAGCGGAAAGAGCGACATATTTATACAGCCGGGGCTCGTCCTCATTGGCTCATGGAAAGCCCGCCCCCTCCATCTCATTGGTTTATTTCTACAGTCCAGCATTAGCGCTCATGCCCCTCCCCCAGACCCCGTGCAGCACGGCGCTGTACAGCCCCCGCCGGCATGCATCAGGCTACACAGGGGACAATCTGTGGCGTTCCCCCCCGCAACATAACGAGGCGATTAGAACCTGTAAACCTGAGGAGAGAAACGGAGGGAAATTCAAACCTGGTGGAAGCGCCAATCAGCTGCGGAGGGCGGGGATTATGATGCtggcactggtcacatgacttgctggtccagtagaacagcgcgcagacagcggcgctcatttgcatagcccgcCTATAAATAGGGCTGCGCTGGGAGGAGCACAGACATTATTTTCTCTCATTCTCGTGTGGGAAAAGATCGCCGTGCTACCATGCCTGATCCCGCCAAGTCTGCCCCAGCGCCCAAGAAGGGCTCCAAGAAAGCCGTGACCAAGgcccagaagaaggacggcaagaagcgtaagagggccaggagggagagctaTGCCATCTACGTGTACAAGGTGCTGAAGCAGGTCCACCCCGACACCGGCATTTCTTCCAAGGCCATGAGCATCATGAATTCCTTCGTCAACGACGTCTTTGAGCGCATCGCAGGAGAAGCCTCCCGCCTGGCTCACTATAACAAGcgctccaccatcacctcccgggagatccagacctccgtgcgcctgctgctgcccggagagttggccaagcacgccgtgtccgagggcaccaaggccgtcaccaagtacaccagcgccaagtaatcggctccatcacctgctctgtactatcaccccaaaggctcttctaagagcccccccaccccttccacACTAGAGCTGCTGAGCCCTTCATTTCTGGTGTTTATTCCCCGGACCAGAGGCTTTATTTATCCCGATCCGTTTTGTCATTGTATTTATGGACGTTACAccgcactgtttgtattatcctcaaGGCGAAGGAACTTATCCGCCTGATAACCTCGTATCTATCGCGTGTATCTACATCTGCGCACACTGGCAAAGTAAAGGAGAAACTTTAggcagtgcacactgtacagcGACAGGAACGCTCTTAAGATTTATGCATTTGTTCACACGTTCCCTGAAGCTTAAGAGCGTTTATCTCCACGCTCTCCGGTATTCCTACAGTAGCCGCAGCGACAGCTCCAGCCCTAGAGggcagaggagaggtgggtggcggggacagctctgttctctggaggatgtggcggctctgagaagagcctttgggttatgtagtagagagtcggggagcggcggaattaacctccgaagccgtagagagtgcggccctggcgcttgagcgcgtacaccacgtccatggcggtgacggtcttcctcttggcgtgctcggtgtaggtgacggcgtcacggatgacgttctccaggaagactttcaggacaccgcgagtctcctcatagatgagaccggagatgcgcttgacgcctcctctgcgagctagacggcggatggcaggcttggtgatgccctggatgttatcccggagcaccttcctgtgccgcttggcaccgcccttgccgagacctttccctcctttaccgcgaccggacatcttctgtgctgctgctgacagactagaataagcgtccctccgcacagccgcctttttatatagagagtggtcggaccagaaggagaaccctgcTATGATGACGCAATTATGGGGCGTGTCCTGAAgccactccccccctcccctgctttCCTCCTCTGATTGGCAGAACTTTCACCCGTTAGTGATTCGGAGCTTTCCCGCTCATATCCTACAGTTCTCGCCGcctctccctgtccctgctgccgCTCTCAGCTCGGCCCCGGAGACAATGGACGTCTGCCGGCTTTCTCCACCCGCCCCAGTGTCATCACAAACCTACTGCTGGGAGCCGGAGCTCCCCCAGACAAGTCATTCAGCTGCAGCACAGACAGTGCG
It contains:
- the LOC142219037 gene encoding histone H2B type 1-O-like; translation: MPDPAKSAPAPKKGSKKAVTKAQKKDGKKRKRARKESYAIYVYKVLKQVHPDTGISSKAMVVMNSFVNDIFERIAGEASRLAHYNKRSTITSREIQTAVRLLLPGELAKHAVSEGTKAVTKYTSAK
- the LOC142219060 gene encoding histone H2A type 2-B, encoding MSGRGKQGGKARAKAKTRSSRAGLQFPVGRVHRLLRKGNYAERVGAGAPVYLAAVLEYLTAEILELAGNAARDNKKTRIIPRHLQLAVRNDEELNKLLGGVTIAQGGVLPNIQAVLLPKKTESSKPSKSK
- the LOC142183595 gene encoding histone H3 gives rise to the protein MARTKQTARKSTGGKAPRKQLATKAARKSAPATGGVKKPHRYRPGTVALREIRRYQKSTELLIRKLPFQRLVREIAQDFKTDLRFQSSAVMALQEASEAYLVGLFEDTNLCAIHAKRVTIMPKDIQLARRIRGERA